A window from Flavobacterium sp. 83 encodes these proteins:
- a CDS encoding YoaK family protein: MFRHKGKNRTFIHNLRLATLLSFVAGIVNITGVLAVKTLTTNVTGHFAYFAEELMLNNYSAAITFFIFTIFFLIGSFTSNFLSELVSGQYPDLSHVVPISLEILILTGVAFFGIPSDISILEGKTIAFLMLFAMGIQNSLVTKISQSTVRTTHLTGLFTDLGIELSQLFFYKKEDEVTKLKTSIYLRFSIISFFFIGCVSGGFIYQKMELKTLLIASFFLFVALFYDYMRLTYFSIKRKKFNH, from the coding sequence ATGTTTCGTCACAAAGGAAAAAATAGAACTTTTATTCACAATTTGCGTTTAGCAACCTTGCTGTCTTTCGTGGCTGGAATTGTTAATATTACTGGAGTTTTGGCGGTAAAAACATTGACAACTAATGTCACAGGACACTTTGCCTATTTTGCTGAAGAATTGATGCTTAACAATTATTCAGCTGCAATAACTTTTTTTATTTTTACCATATTTTTCTTGATTGGTTCTTTTACTTCTAACTTTTTATCGGAATTAGTCTCAGGTCAATATCCCGATTTGTCTCATGTTGTACCCATTTCTTTAGAGATTTTAATTTTAACTGGCGTTGCATTTTTTGGAATTCCATCAGATATTTCTATTTTAGAAGGCAAAACAATCGCTTTTTTGATGCTTTTTGCCATGGGAATTCAAAATTCATTGGTTACAAAAATTTCACAATCAACAGTTCGAACAACACATTTAACAGGACTCTTTACTGATTTAGGGATTGAATTGTCCCAATTATTTTTTTATAAAAAAGAGGATGAAGTAACAAAATTGAAAACGAGCATTTATTTACGCTTTTCAATCATTTCTTTCTTTTTTATAGGTTGTGTTTCTGGAGGATTTATCTATCAAAAAATGGAATTAAAGACTCTTTTAATCGCTTCCTTTTTTCTTTTTGTAGCCCTTTTTTATGATTATATGAGACTTACGTATTTCTCCATCAAAAGAAAGAAATTCAATCATTAA
- a CDS encoding zinc dependent phospholipase C family protein, whose translation MKNFKIRPTLIGLFTIGIAFLLLSWGVVGHERINRAAVMALPKPLQTFFYNHIDFITQESTVPDLRKFILNDKAEGPRHYFDMENFGSVDSFPRTMEAAKKKYDEKFLSKNGTLPWYIQEMMGKLTTAFKEKRKNEILFIAAELGHYIGDAHMPLHTSDNHDGQNTNQKGIHSLWESRLPELFVKNYKLNADEGKYIENVDQATWDIIFDTHNLVAPLLAADKKLRTNTPENKMYVLDSAGNILKNKYNGVVYSDDYATKFHQELNGMVENQMKKAITATASFWYTAWVNAGKPDLSNLDTETLTKRNKKGLKQDSKLFKNGLLFGLVNDKE comes from the coding sequence ATGAAAAATTTTAAAATTAGACCTACACTTATTGGGTTATTTACAATTGGAATTGCTTTTTTGCTGTTGTCATGGGGTGTTGTTGGCCATGAAAGAATCAATAGAGCCGCGGTAATGGCGCTTCCAAAACCATTACAGACTTTTTTTTATAATCATATCGATTTCATAACTCAGGAATCGACTGTTCCAGATTTAAGAAAATTTATTTTGAATGATAAAGCTGAAGGACCACGCCATTATTTTGACATGGAAAATTTTGGAAGCGTTGATAGTTTTCCCAGAACAATGGAAGCTGCAAAGAAAAAATATGATGAAAAATTTTTATCAAAAAATGGAACATTGCCTTGGTACATCCAGGAAATGATGGGTAAATTGACGACTGCTTTCAAAGAGAAAAGAAAAAACGAAATTCTATTTATTGCTGCAGAACTTGGTCATTACATAGGAGATGCACACATGCCTTTGCACACTTCTGACAATCATGATGGTCAAAATACCAATCAGAAAGGAATTCATTCGTTATGGGAAAGCCGTTTGCCTGAATTGTTTGTTAAGAATTATAAACTAAATGCTGATGAAGGTAAATATATTGAAAATGTGGACCAAGCTACATGGGATATTATTTTTGACACACACAACTTAGTAGCTCCTTTATTAGCGGCTGATAAAAAACTAAGAACTAACACTCCAGAAAATAAAATGTATGTTCTTGATAGTGCAGGAAACATTTTAAAAAACAAATACAATGGTGTCGTGTATTCGGATGATTATGCTACTAAATTTCATCAGGAATTGAATGGTATGGTTGAAAATCAAATGAAAAAAGCAATTACTGCGACAGCTAGTTTTTGGTATACAGCATGGGTAAATGCAGGAAAACCAGATTTAAGTAATTTAGATACTGAAACACTTACCAAACGCAATAAAAAAGGGTTGAAGCAAGATTCCAAATTATTTAAAAATGGACTGCTTTTTGGTTTAGTAAACGATAAAGAATAA
- a CDS encoding LTA synthase family protein, producing MTLSKKFSPFYNLMIFYIIVSIVLRIVLLFHPITQSSFGFLDIIKIFGFGLISDFFIFVLVSGFLWLYLIFISNSKYMQPYGYLFFGLLVALLLYVSFGNTILNEYGGALPTIGIAFIGIKTILFGLLLFLPKYRSQIRFWLFSFVIFLYVVLILQNGISEYFFWNEFGVKYNFIAVNYLVYTNEVIGNIMQSYPVIPIFSALFIVSGLITYIIVRHSRSYIESIPTFVQKIQLSGIYLALFGLSLVAIPFLSAQENSQNIFTNELEANGIYKFFLAFKNSELDYFKFYKTLPEKEAYAVLKEQLPEISGETSLRKIQNEAAENHKNVVLITIESYSADFMKMYGNDQNLTPFLDSLATKSLLFTNLYAVGNRTVRGLEAVTLCFPPTAGESVVKREDNKNKFSTGNIFKQKGYNVKFLYGGDAFFDNMEDFYTGNGYGIIDKKTFAPEEITFSNVWGVCDEDMYNKAIKIMNSEAKQSKPFFNHIMTVSNHRPFTYPNNKIDIPGDAKSRDGGVKYTDFAMKKFFEMASKQPWFANTIFVILADHCASSAGKTELPVDKYRIPAMIYSPGFIQPKHYTNLMSQIDIMPTLLGLLNFNYQSKFYGEDVLKTDYKPRALIATYQDLGLIKDNVLTIISPKQQVKQFQLTLKKDQKTAPDFQIYYDQNPLIKERTDLVNQTISYYQTASDMLKKKKYQKIN from the coding sequence ATGACGCTTTCAAAAAAGTTCTCTCCATTTTACAATCTTATGATTTTTTATATCATTGTAAGCATAGTATTAAGAATTGTATTACTATTTCACCCCATTACCCAAAGCTCATTTGGATTTTTAGATATTATTAAAATATTTGGATTTGGACTAATCTCTGATTTTTTCATTTTTGTATTGGTTAGCGGTTTTTTATGGTTGTATCTTATTTTTATATCCAATTCAAAGTACATGCAACCATATGGTTATCTCTTTTTTGGGTTATTAGTAGCCTTATTATTGTATGTTTCATTTGGCAACACTATTCTTAATGAATATGGTGGCGCTTTGCCAACAATAGGAATTGCTTTTATAGGTATCAAAACTATTTTATTTGGTTTGTTACTTTTTCTGCCAAAATACCGAAGCCAAATTCGATTCTGGTTATTCTCATTTGTCATTTTCCTGTATGTAGTTTTGATTTTACAAAATGGAATAAGTGAGTACTTTTTCTGGAATGAATTTGGTGTAAAATACAATTTCATTGCCGTAAATTATTTGGTTTACACCAATGAAGTTATCGGGAATATTATGCAATCGTACCCTGTTATTCCTATATTCAGTGCACTTTTTATTGTTTCTGGTTTAATAACCTACATTATTGTAAGGCATTCTAGAAGTTATATCGAAAGTATACCAACATTTGTACAAAAAATACAACTTTCCGGAATTTATCTGGCTTTATTTGGGCTTTCTTTAGTAGCAATACCTTTTTTATCGGCTCAGGAAAATTCTCAAAATATTTTTACTAATGAATTAGAAGCGAATGGAATTTATAAGTTCTTTTTAGCCTTTAAAAATAGCGAATTGGACTATTTCAAATTCTATAAAACACTTCCAGAAAAAGAAGCCTATGCAGTATTAAAAGAACAACTTCCAGAAATTTCAGGAGAAACTTCGTTACGAAAAATTCAAAATGAAGCTGCCGAAAATCATAAAAACGTAGTATTAATAACTATCGAAAGTTATAGCGCTGATTTTATGAAAATGTACGGAAATGATCAAAATCTTACACCATTTTTGGATAGTTTAGCTACAAAAAGTTTGTTGTTTACTAATCTATATGCCGTTGGGAATAGAACCGTCCGTGGTCTTGAGGCTGTTACATTGTGTTTCCCACCCACCGCTGGTGAAAGTGTTGTGAAAAGAGAAGATAATAAAAACAAATTTTCAACTGGAAATATCTTTAAGCAAAAAGGATACAATGTAAAATTCCTTTATGGTGGTGATGCTTTCTTTGATAATATGGAAGATTTCTATACTGGAAACGGTTATGGAATTATAGATAAAAAGACATTTGCTCCTGAAGAAATTACTTTTTCGAATGTATGGGGCGTTTGTGATGAAGATATGTACAACAAAGCTATCAAGATAATGAATAGTGAAGCAAAGCAGAGCAAGCCGTTTTTTAATCATATTATGACGGTTAGTAATCACAGGCCATTTACGTATCCTAATAATAAAATTGATATTCCTGGAGATGCTAAATCTCGTGATGGAGGCGTAAAATATACTGATTTTGCCATGAAGAAATTCTTTGAAATGGCAAGTAAACAGCCTTGGTTTGCCAATACCATTTTTGTCATTCTTGCGGATCACTGTGCTTCCAGTGCTGGAAAAACAGAACTTCCTGTTGATAAATACCGAATTCCGGCAATGATTTACAGTCCAGGATTTATTCAACCAAAACATTACACCAATTTGATGTCTCAAATAGATATTATGCCTACATTATTGGGATTATTGAATTTCAATTATCAAAGTAAATTCTATGGGGAAGACGTTTTAAAAACGGACTATAAACCAAGAGCTTTAATTGCAACGTATCAGGATTTAGGATTGATAAAAGATAATGTTTTGACTATTATTTCACCCAAACAACAAGTCAAGCAATTTCAATTGACATTAAAAAAAGATCAAAAAACAGCTCCTGATTTTCAAATTTATTACGACCAAAACCCGTTGATAAAAGAAAGAACTGATTTAGTAAACCAAACCATTTCCTATTACCAAACGGCTTCGGATATGTTGAAGAAAAAGAAATATCAAAAAATTAATTAG
- a CDS encoding thioredoxin family protein, with protein sequence MKKIMVLMLLFAVTIGYSQEWKTDFTVAKSEASSQNKNILLVFSGSDWCGPCIKLDRDIWQSAEFKEFAKNNLVLERANFPKKKQNQLAPELKKINEELAEKYNKDGMFPLVVVLDKNGKVLGKTAYKNVSPQEYIDILKSFLK encoded by the coding sequence ATGAAAAAAATAATGGTATTAATGCTGCTTTTTGCAGTTACAATTGGGTATTCACAAGAATGGAAAACTGATTTTACAGTAGCTAAAAGCGAAGCTAGTTCTCAAAATAAGAATATTTTACTTGTTTTTTCAGGATCTGACTGGTGTGGGCCCTGCATTAAATTAGACAGAGATATTTGGCAATCTGCAGAATTTAAAGAGTTTGCTAAAAATAATTTAGTTTTGGAACGTGCTAATTTTCCGAAGAAAAAACAAAATCAATTAGCTCCTGAATTAAAAAAAATAAATGAAGAGTTGGCTGAAAAATACAATAAAGATGGAATGTTTCCATTAGTTGTAGTCTTAGATAAAAATGGAAAAGTATTAGGGAAAACAGCTTATAAAAATGTTTCCCCACAAGAATATATTGACATACTTAAATCATTTTTAAAATAA
- a CDS encoding FAD:protein FMN transferase — MKLVVFISFLLTVSLTSAQVTQKRTLSMLGSPFEMTVVAKNIPEADSYIDMSVAEVSRLENLISDWIPTTPISQVNKFAGLKPVKVPQEVFDLVERTIKISELTSGAFDISYASMDKIWKFDGSMTKMPTPEEIKKSVAKVGYKNIVLDSGNSTVFLKYEGMKLGLGGIGQGFIADKIKSLLTSKGVVAGIVNISGDINCWGKQTNGEKWKVGIKNPLNKDKIFATFPLDNSAVETSGSYEKYVTFNGKRYSHIIDTRTGYPATGVISVSVFAKTTELADALATGIFVMGVDVGLDLVNQLPGIGCIFVDEHGKIFSSKNIDLKKYKDE; from the coding sequence ATGAAATTAGTAGTTTTTATTTCTTTCTTATTAACGGTAAGTTTAACATCAGCACAAGTTACACAAAAAAGAACATTGTCGATGTTAGGCAGCCCTTTTGAAATGACTGTTGTCGCTAAAAATATCCCAGAAGCAGACTCCTATATTGATATGTCAGTAGCGGAAGTTTCACGTCTTGAAAACTTAATTTCAGACTGGATTCCAACTACTCCAATTTCTCAGGTGAATAAATTTGCTGGTTTAAAACCGGTTAAAGTACCACAGGAGGTTTTCGATTTAGTAGAGCGTACTATAAAAATATCAGAGTTAACGTCTGGTGCTTTTGATATTAGTTATGCATCGATGGATAAGATTTGGAAATTTGATGGTAGTATGACTAAGATGCCTACACCGGAAGAGATAAAAAAATCGGTTGCAAAAGTTGGTTATAAGAATATAGTTTTAGACAGCGGCAACAGTACAGTATTTCTAAAGTACGAAGGAATGAAGCTGGGTTTAGGAGGAATTGGTCAAGGCTTTATTGCTGACAAAATTAAATCTTTACTTACTTCAAAAGGTGTAGTAGCAGGAATAGTAAATATTTCTGGAGATATTAACTGTTGGGGGAAGCAGACGAATGGTGAAAAATGGAAAGTAGGCATCAAAAATCCATTGAATAAAGATAAAATTTTTGCTACATTTCCTTTAGATAATAGCGCTGTGGAAACTTCAGGAAGTTATGAGAAATATGTAACTTTTAACGGAAAAAGATATTCTCATATAATTGATACCAGAACGGGGTATCCGGCAACGGGAGTTATCAGTGTATCCGTTTTTGCCAAAACTACAGAATTAGCAGATGCTTTAGCAACAGGTATATTTGTAATGGGTGTTGATGTAGGGTTAGATTTAGTGAATCAATTACCAGGTATTGGATGTATATTCGTAGATGAACACGGAAAAATATTTAGCTCAAAAAATATAGATTTAAAAAAATACAAAGATGAATAA
- a CDS encoding DUF4266 domain-containing protein: MNKIMLFFVLLFIMQSCVAVKEYDKQYINDPDMKLSAKPAERYETTFQVYREAAAGANGGKTGGGCGCN; encoded by the coding sequence ATGAATAAAATAATGCTTTTTTTCGTTTTACTCTTCATTATGCAGTCCTGTGTAGCGGTTAAAGAATATGACAAACAATACATAAATGATCCAGACATGAAATTAAGTGCTAAACCTGCTGAACGATATGAAACTACATTCCAAGTGTATCGAGAAGCTGCGGCTGGAGCAAATGGTGGGAAAACTGGTGGAGGATGTGGTTGTAATTAA
- a CDS encoding DUF3570 domain-containing protein — MKKIIYTIVLLINVVAIAQSQDTTTTFKKRVLENTEVDFLLSYYKQDGVHSAVGGGIGSEKLTDIATNIVVALPMNEDDILTFDVGISAYTSASSSNINPFNASGASSRNGNDDKQWSNKATAATSPYGTPWQASSGASGSDQLASVTANYSHSSDNRNTIWNADVSFSNEYDYTSMGFGGGLTKLFNQKNTEIGLKVNAYLDQWRPIYPTELHEYSLYGSNFQNQGYFSGVSVLDQNGNVSNSYLPAAFTTYDAKNRNSYSASLSFSQILSKRIQMSVFMDILKQEGLLGTPYQRIYFADKSNYYIGQAQFIPVYETSENKGVYRLSDDIERLPKSRFKIPIGARINFYINEYVVAKAYYRYYEDNWGIQAHTVSIELPIKFSQKITAYPMFRYYTQTASDYFAPFEKHISTEKYYTSDYDLSAFNARQYGFGLSYSDILMGSRIWKLGLKNIDFRYNHYVRSDGLNANIFSLGFKFLMQ; from the coding sequence ATGAAAAAAATTATTTATACAATAGTCTTACTAATAAATGTTGTAGCTATTGCCCAAAGTCAAGATACTACAACTACGTTTAAGAAAAGGGTTTTAGAAAATACTGAAGTTGATTTTTTATTAAGTTACTATAAACAAGATGGAGTTCACTCAGCTGTAGGAGGAGGGATAGGTTCTGAAAAACTAACTGATATTGCTACAAATATTGTTGTAGCTTTACCAATGAATGAAGATGATATTTTGACTTTTGATGTCGGAATTTCTGCATATACATCAGCTTCATCCAGTAATATAAACCCCTTTAATGCTTCAGGAGCATCCAGTAGAAATGGCAATGACGACAAGCAATGGAGCAATAAAGCGACTGCCGCAACCAGTCCTTACGGAACTCCTTGGCAAGCATCATCTGGTGCATCAGGGAGCGATCAATTAGCTTCGGTTACTGCAAATTACAGTCATAGTTCTGATAACCGAAATACGATTTGGAATGCTGATGTTTCATTTTCTAATGAATATGATTATACATCAATGGGTTTTGGTGGTGGGTTGACAAAACTATTCAATCAGAAAAATACTGAAATTGGTTTAAAAGTTAATGCTTATCTTGACCAATGGAGGCCTATTTATCCAACGGAATTGCATGAATATTCATTATATGGAAGTAATTTTCAAAATCAGGGATATTTTTCCGGAGTATCAGTTTTAGACCAAAACGGAAATGTATCTAATAGTTATTTACCTGCTGCTTTTACAACATATGATGCCAAAAACAGAAATTCTTATTCAGCTTCATTATCGTTTTCACAAATACTTTCTAAAAGAATTCAGATGTCAGTTTTCATGGATATTTTGAAGCAAGAAGGATTATTAGGGACGCCTTATCAAAGAATATATTTTGCCGATAAGTCAAACTATTATATTGGACAAGCGCAATTTATTCCAGTTTATGAGACATCCGAAAATAAAGGGGTTTATAGGCTTTCAGATGATATTGAGCGTTTGCCTAAGAGCCGCTTTAAAATTCCAATAGGCGCAAGAATAAATTTCTATATTAATGAATACGTTGTTGCTAAGGCATATTATAGATATTATGAAGACAATTGGGGAATTCAGGCGCATACAGTTTCAATTGAATTGCCAATAAAATTTAGCCAAAAAATCACAGCATACCCAATGTTCAGATATTATACACAAACAGCTTCTGATTATTTTGCACCATTTGAAAAACATATTTCAACTGAAAAATATTATACATCAGATTATGATTTATCTGCTTTCAATGCAAGACAATACGGTTTTGGTTTAAGCTATTCAGATATTTTAATGGGATCCAGAATCTGGAAATTAGGTTTGAAAAATATTGATTTCAGATACAATCATTATGTAAGAAGTGATGGCTTAAATGCAAATATTTTTTCATTAGGTTTTAAATTTTTAATGCAATAA
- a CDS encoding response regulator transcription factor produces the protein MHILIVEDEAGIIQFLRQGLEEEGYQITSAADGLEGFGLTQTENFDLILLDWMLPKMTGLELCKAIRLKNTETPILFLTAKDTIQETIEGLKAGANDYIKKPFSFDELLERIKIHFRNQKETEILSLGTIEIDVIKHRVSINGDEVNLTQREFQLLHYLVKNKGKVCTRTQIIEDVWDIHFEYDTGVIDVFMNSIRKKLNLKIEEDFIKTIRGVGYIAND, from the coding sequence ATGCATATTTTAATAGTAGAAGATGAAGCAGGAATTATACAATTTCTTCGTCAAGGATTGGAGGAGGAAGGGTATCAAATCACAAGTGCAGCAGATGGTTTAGAAGGTTTTGGGCTGACTCAAACGGAAAATTTTGATTTGATTTTATTGGATTGGATGCTTCCAAAAATGACTGGTTTAGAGCTATGTAAAGCAATTAGACTAAAAAATACGGAAACGCCTATTCTTTTTTTGACTGCCAAAGATACGATTCAAGAAACCATCGAAGGATTAAAAGCAGGTGCTAATGATTACATCAAAAAGCCATTTAGTTTCGATGAACTTTTAGAACGAATTAAAATTCATTTCAGAAATCAAAAAGAAACAGAAATCCTTAGTCTTGGTACAATTGAAATTGATGTTATCAAACATCGTGTTTCAATAAATGGGGATGAAGTTAACTTGACACAACGCGAATTCCAATTACTTCATTATTTAGTTAAGAATAAAGGAAAGGTCTGCACCAGAACCCAAATTATTGAAGATGTTTGGGATATTCATTTTGAATATGATACAGGAGTAATTGATGTGTTTATGAATTCAATTCGCAAAAAACTCAATTTAAAAATTGAAGAAGATTTTATAAAAACCATACGCGGAGTTGGTTATATCGCTAATGATTAA
- a CDS encoding HAMP domain-containing sensor histidine kinase codes for MLSFKNRIAFNYIITTALLIFAVFFGIFSIVKYSVYSHINSDINSEVSKHLTEIEIIGNHIGLTHDNEWQEREHNTVAINPVFVQFYDKHGLIGEKSPNLKVKSLKFNKNATDNQFFDTKLVNKAIRQIQVPIYQNSNKKGYLVIAMSLEDAKMVLKNLSNTLVISYPIILILLFIIARFIAGRSIKPINSIIETSNIITKDNLKSRIPLPQNKDELYILSETINNLLDRIENTIEREKQFTSDASHELRTPLTIIKGTLEVLIRKPRNQEEYADKINFCVNEVDRLNNLVDQLLLLARFENQRQSLKIEKVYLNGVFSDAISRYSNIIESRNIHVLSHFEKEYYIQSDDYLVSIIINNLISNALKYSKDNSNLKLSISDNYGKVECQITDFGIGIPSEDLLKVFDQFYRSRSNEHIEIKGTGLGLSIVKRLCALLNIDIKISSQENIGTTIFLSFQ; via the coding sequence ATGCTTTCTTTCAAAAATAGAATCGCTTTTAATTATATTATTACAACAGCATTATTAATTTTTGCTGTTTTTTTTGGTATTTTTTCTATTGTAAAATATAGTGTTTACAGTCATATTAATAGTGATATTAATAGTGAAGTTAGTAAACATTTAACTGAGATTGAAATAATAGGCAATCATATTGGGCTTACCCATGACAATGAATGGCAGGAAAGAGAACATAACACTGTAGCAATAAATCCGGTCTTTGTTCAGTTTTATGATAAGCATGGATTAATTGGAGAAAAATCTCCGAACCTAAAAGTGAAATCTTTAAAATTCAATAAAAACGCTACTGATAATCAGTTTTTTGATACGAAGTTAGTAAATAAGGCAATTCGTCAAATTCAAGTTCCTATTTATCAAAATTCAAATAAAAAAGGATATTTGGTAATCGCAATGTCACTTGAAGATGCTAAAATGGTCCTCAAAAACTTGTCAAATACACTTGTAATCTCCTATCCAATAATTCTTATTTTACTCTTTATAATTGCCAGATTCATAGCAGGTAGAAGTATAAAACCGATAAATTCTATTATTGAAACTTCAAATATTATTACAAAAGATAATTTAAAATCCCGAATTCCTTTACCGCAAAACAAGGATGAGCTTTATATCCTGTCAGAAACAATCAATAATTTGTTGGATAGAATCGAAAATACTATCGAAAGAGAGAAACAATTTACCTCAGATGCTTCGCATGAATTGAGAACGCCATTGACAATAATCAAAGGAACTCTCGAAGTTTTGATTAGAAAACCTCGAAATCAGGAGGAATATGCCGATAAAATTAATTTTTGTGTCAATGAGGTCGACCGATTGAATAATCTGGTAGATCAATTGCTTTTATTGGCTCGATTTGAAAATCAACGACAAAGTCTTAAAATCGAAAAAGTCTATTTAAATGGAGTATTCTCTGATGCAATTTCCCGCTATTCAAATATAATTGAATCTAGAAATATTCATGTTTTATCTCATTTTGAAAAAGAATACTACATTCAAAGTGATGATTATTTAGTTTCCATAATAATTAATAATTTGATTTCAAATGCCTTAAAATACTCTAAGGATAACTCTAATTTAAAACTTAGTATTTCAGATAATTATGGCAAAGTTGAATGCCAAATCACTGATTTTGGTATAGGAATACCATCTGAAGATTTACTAAAAGTTTTTGATCAATTTTATCGTTCAAGGTCAAATGAACATATAGAAATTAAAGGAACAGGATTAGGTTTATCAATTGTAAAAAGACTTTGTGCTTTGCTAAATATTGATATCAAAATTTCAAGTCAGGAAAACATTGGAACTACCATATTCTTAAGTTTTCAATAA